Sequence from the Seonamhaeicola sp. ML3 genome:
TGGCCCCCACTCTGGTAAATATTTTATCAATAAGCCCGATTTTAGCAGAATCTGCAGGCACAAAACTTCCTATTTGAGCTAATAAAACAATTAAGGCCGTTTGTCTCAATATAGCGGACTTACCCGACATGTTGGGCCCAGTAATCATTATAATCTGCTGAGTCGTTCTGTCCAAAAAAACATCATTGGCAATATAAGCCTCGCCTATGGGTAATTGTTTTTCAATGACTGGATGCCTGCCGTTTTTAATATCTAGATCAAAAGACTCATCCAGTACAGGATATGTATATTTATGATCTTTAGCCAATTGAGCAAACCCACAAAGACAATCTAACTGACCTATTAAATGGGCATTCTGTTGAACAGCCTTTATATACTGACTCATCCAAACTACCAAGTCTGCAAACAACTCCTGCTCTAGAGCTTGAATCCTGTCTTCGGCACCAAGGATCTTGGCTTCATATTCTTTTAATTCTTCAGTAATATAACGCTCGGCATTAACTAAGGTCTGCTTTCTAATCCACTCCTCTGGTACTTTATCTTTATGAGTATTGCGAACTTCAATATAATACCCAAACACATTATTTGAAGCTATTTTTAATGAAGGAATACCAGTACGTTCACTTTCACGTTCTAGCATGTTATCTAGATAATCTTTTCCAGATTTAGAAAGCCCTCTAAGCTCATCTAGTTCTTTAGAAAACCCTTCAGCAATAGTATTCCCTTTTAAAACGTTAACGGGAGCATCTTCTTTAAGGGTTTCTTTTATTTTCTCTCTAAGTAAATCACAGCTTTGTAAATTATCGCCAATAGTTCTAAGCGATTCATTTTGGCAACTAATTGCCATTGCTTTGATAGGTACAATGGCATCTAATGAATTTTTTAATTGAATTACTTCTCTAGGATTCACTTTTGCAGTAGCAATTTTAGAAATAAGACGTTCTAAATCACCAATATGCTTGATATGATTTTGGATATTTTGAAGTGCCTCTGAGTTTTTAGTTAAAAAATCTACCACTTCATGACGAAGCCTAATTTTATCTAAACTCTTTAAAGGTAAAGCCAACCAACGTTTTAACATACGCCCTCCCATAGGAGAGATAGTCTTATCTATAACATTTAAAAGCGTAACTGCATTATTATTCGTAGAATGATAAAGTTCTAGATTTCTAATAGTAAATTTATCCATCCAAACATAATCATCTTCAGCAATTCTAGAAATAGAAGTGATATGCTGCAATTTATGGTGCTGTGTTTCTCCCAAATAGTGTAGAACCGACCCCGAAGCAATTATTCCTTCGTATAAATCTTCTACCCCAAATCCTTTAAGTGTTTTAGTATCGAAATGCTTGGTAAGTGTTTCATAGGCATAATCAGTTTGATACACCCAGTCTTCCAAGAAGAACGTATGAAAATCATCACCAAAAGTTTCATGGAAAAGATTACGCTTTTGTTTGGAAACCAAGACCTCGCTTGGGCTAAAATTTTGAAGTAATTTGTCAATATATTCAGCATTGCCCTGAGAGGTTAAAAACTCACCCGTAGAAATATCCAAAAAAGAAATACCGATATATTTTTTATCAAAATAAACCGAACACAAAAAATTATTGGACTTAGAAACCAACACTTCATCATTAAGAGCAACACCAGGAGTCACTAATTCCGTAACACCTCGCTTTACAATTTTCTTGGTTAATTTAGGGTCTTCCAACTGATCGCATATAGCAACACGCTCGCCTGCTTTAACAAGTTTAGGCAAATAGGTGTTTAGGGAATGATGAGGAAAACCAGCTAATTCTGTTTCGCTTTCGCTACCTGCGCCTCTCTTGGTTAAAATAATCCCTAAAATCCCTGCTGTTTTAACAGCATCTTGACCAAAGGTTTCGTAGAAATCACCAACTCTAAACAACAATAAAGCATCTGGGTACTTTGCCTTTATAGCATTGTACTGTTTCATTAATGGAGTTTCTTTCTTTGCCAAAAGTGTAGTAGATTTTATTTGATATTAAAAAGCTGCAAGCACGCTAATGTAAATATTATTTGTGCTTTTATAAACTCTAATAAGTACAAGTTATCTACAATTAAGAGGAGATTTTAACAAAAAAAGCCTCTAATTGTTATTAGAGGCTTTTACCGTTATTGAATTATAGTATTGCACTAATCTTGTGCAACTTTATCATTATTTATATTTCCAGGGTTATTTCTATACCAATCCACATTAGCTAAACCACCTGAAGCAGCCCAAATACCGAAGAAATTATAGGCTTCGATTATTGTTACACGTTCATTTGGAACCTTAAAATCGTAAGCAACGTTAATCCCCCAAGGCAAACCAGTTTCGGTTACATAATTCCCATCAGCATCTTTTATACCACCAATATCCGTACCTAAAGTTGTTCTGCTTTTAAAAGGTAAATGTATTTCTCTATCCCTTTCTTTATTCACAATTACAAAAGGATTAAATGGTACTGACCCCAAGCTATTTAAATTTATTGGCTGAGCCAGATTAATTGATACGGTAACTTCGTTTCCAAGCATGGATCTAGCATCATCGAAGATAACAAACACAGCATTGTTTTGCTCAGACTCGGTACCGTTGGCGTTTAAATTAATATACGCTTGCTTTAAATCCAAACCAGTAACACTCTCTATTTGCGCAGGTGATAATGATTCAATCTCTAAACCAAAACCATTGGTGAAACCAGCGCCAGTGGCCTTGACATTATATGTAAAGTCTATTTGAACGACATCATTGTCAGAATTTAAAATAGTTTTAAATCTATACCTAAGCGCAACATCATTAAAATCGTAATCACCTGTATGCGGCCATAAATCCTCGAAAGCAAAAGTACCCCAGCCGTTTTCACTTGGTGCAAAAACATCAAAGGCTTTTTCAGGGTCATCTGGGTAAGCATCATCGGTATCGGTAACGCCATCACCATCGGTATCAGGAGCTTGATTATCAGCTACTGGTTTTAAGATGGCTAAATCATCTATAGAATAGTTCAAACTACTGCTATTGTTTGCTGATGAACCATATTCATATTGCCAGTCACCAGTTTGCAAGTTCATGGTCATTATGTTAGAACTAAAAAACTTATCCTCGGCTAACCAAAGCTTACCGGAAGAGTCAAAAGCCATACCTGTTAACCAAAATGGTATTGTTTCATTACTTAATTCGGTACTATCATATTCATTATTCTGATTTAAATCTAAGCGATGTACTCCAGAAATAGAGGACATATATAACACTCCTTCAGAATCGAAAGCTATATCTCCAAACCAAGGAATAAAAATTCCGTTGATGGTTCTTGTTTCTGTAACAACCCCGCTATTAGGGTCTATTAAATGCACTTGATTTCTATCTGACATGTACAGGAGTTCGTCATCTGAGTTAAAGTCCATACGATATCCTCGCACACCTAAGTTCGCTATATTTTCCCAAGAATTATTCTCTATAGAATATTTCATTAAAATATACGGCCAACTTCTGCCAACAGCGTACAATACTTTTTCCTCCTGATCTATAGCACAAGAATTACTACCTGCTGGCATATATGAAAGCAATGCTGATGCGCCCGTTGAAACATCTATTTGAAATAATTCGCCGTTACCATTAACACTATAGAAAAGATCTGCAGCATTGTTCTTAAGAGCACTTTTACCTGTTGAACCAGAACTAAAAAAGTTTACCTGACCATTGTTTATATCTACTATATCTGATGAGTAACGTAAATAATCTTTTCTTCTTAAATAAAGTTTGCTAAAATGACTAGGTATCGTAATGGTTTTGTCAATTCTTCCACCTTTTGTAACCCCATTGAAAATGAGCTTATCTAAAATCCCGTTTTTAAAGACTGAGTCTGTGACAGTTTCACCCTCTTCGTTTTCGAAAGTTTCCACCCTAACAAATTGTTTCTCGTCCGAATAGGCATAGATATCATATTTAACATTATCCTGAACATCGTTAATCACCACTCTTACTTCTTGCTGAGTGTTAAAACTAAATCCTGTTGGAATATTTAGGTTATCTATGGGGTCTTCTGATACCGGAGTTTCAGTATCTTGACTTTCTTCAGTTCTAAAGTCTTCAATTTCTTGTGTTACATCACATGAGCTTAGTAGTACAAAAACCAAACACACTGCTATTAACTTGGGGACAATTAATTTCATTGTTGAGAGTATTTTTAGCAAATAAACGTCGAAATTTGCATTTCGTCGGTTTTTTAAGATAAAATTCTCTCAAATAATTTTTATTTTTTCGATGAACGGTTAAAAAAAGAAGAAAAAACCTATTTAATAAAAGATGTTTTCTTTCACTAGTTTTTAATTTTGTCTAAATTCCTGTGTCCTGGGTTGTCTTTATACCAATCTGCTTTACTAGCTCCACCAGATGTTGCCCATTGATTAAAATAGTTATAAGCTTCATTAACTCTTATACCTTCTTTTGGAACCTTAAAGTCATGTACAACATTTATGGCCCAAGGCAATCCTGTATCCGATAGATAATTACCATCAGCATCTTTAGGAAATCCGCCTTGAACTTGTATAAGGTTATCTCCTAATGAAGTAGGGTTTTTTGTTGGTAAATGTACTTCTTTCGCTCTCTCAGCATTTACGATTATAAAAGGATTGAATGGAGCAACACCAAGCACATTAGTACTTATTGGTTGAGTAAACTTTATAGAAACAGTAGTTTCTTGCCCTACCATCGCATGTACATTATCGAAAGGTATAATTACAGCATTATCTTGTCCGCTTTCTGTTCCATTAGCACTAATATTTATATAGCCTTCATTAAGAACTGCTCCAGTTACACTCTCAACCAGCGAAGGCGAAAGATTTTCTATTTCGAATCCAAAACCATTCTTAAAACCAGCACCATTAGCTTTAACTGTATAAATAAAATCTAATTGAACAGCTAAATTTTGAGCATTTAAAATAGCAATACATTTATAGTTCAATGCCACATCATTGAAATCATAATCTCCGGTATACGGCCATAAATCCTCAAAGGCTAAAGTTCCCCATCCATACTTACTTGGCGTAAAGACTTCGAACGCTTTTTCAGAGTCGTTAGGAAATTCATCTTCAACATCAATAATCCCATCGTTATCTGTATCGGTCTGGTCTATCACATCAGAATACACTCTAAAGGTGGTTAAGTCGTTAATCGTTCTTCCAAAATTTGAATTATTGTTGGCTCCAGCACCCCAATTAATTTGCCATCCTCCGGTAACGGTATCCATTACAATTAAATCTGAACTACCGCCGTTACTTGCTAACCATAATTCTTGATTTGAATCGAAGGTCATCGAAGTCGGGTTAAATGGTAAATTATCTGCACTAATACGAGATGCCTGATACACATTGTTTTGATCTAACTCTAAACTATAAAGTCCAGAAAACGAACATAAATATAATGTTCCATCTTCTGCAAAAGCTAAATCTCCTCCAGCAGTTAAGTGCAACCCATTAATATCCCATGTATTTACTGTTTGTCCTGTATCTGTATTTATCGTGTAAAGTTTGTCTCCAGTTGAAAAATAAAGCAATCCATCGTTAGGATTAAAATCTAACCTAGGACCACCATTACGATAATTGGCTACGGTTTCCCAAGTATTGTCCTCTATTGAATATTTCATTAAAGGGTGAGGATTACTTCTACCTATAGAATAAAGCACTTTATTTTCCTGATCTATGGCACAGGTATAACTTCCCATTGGCATATCGGATAAGTAAACCAAACTACCCGTAAGCGGGTCTACCTGAAATAATTCTGCAGAACCATTTACACAGTATAGATAATCTGTAACACCTGCTGTTTGGTTTTTTCCATATAGTGAATTTTTACCTGATATATCCGTATAATTAAAATTAACTTCGTTATTGTAAACACTTTCAATTGAAGCTGAATACTTATAACCTTCTTTTCTTCTTATGTAAAGTTTATTAAAATGATTTGGCAAACTAATTATCTGACTGAGTTTGCCATTATTAATAGCTCCTGTAAAAATTAGATTATCTAAAACACCCGATTTAAAAACCGAATCTGTAACAGTAACACCCTCTTCATTTTCATAAGTCTCTATTCCAGCGAAATATTTTTCATCAGAATAAGCAAACACATCGTACTTCACAAAATTCTCATTATCGTTAATTGTGACAAGAACTTCTTTGTGCGTTCTAAAGTCGAAGCCCTCGGGAATATCCAAAAACTCTATTTCCCTATCTTCTACTTCTACTTCAAAATTTTCAATATCCTTTGTAACATCACATGAAAATACTACAACAAAAAAAGAGAGAAAAATAGCAATACGATTTAGAAAAATTCGTTTCATGGGGCTGAAATTAAGATTAACAATTATAGCTTTTGTACTACAAATTAACCAAATATACTCAAATAAATGAATAAAAACTTACAAAATAGCGTTTTTATGTCGCTTAAAAGCTATTTAGTATCGACGAAATACATTTTTATGCTTTTGAAGTGCTAAGCCTCTATGAAAACAAAAACTTTGTATTTCTTTGCATAATCTACTGCCATTATGAGAAAATTAAGAAATAGTGAATTAAACAGATTAAGCATAGAAGAATTTAAAACTAGCAGAAAGATTCCTCTAATAATTATTCTGGACAATATTAGAAGTTTGAATAATATCGGTTCGGTATTTAGAACAAGTGACGCCTTTTTAGTTAAAAAAATCTATCTCTGTGGCATAACAGCTACACCTCCTCACAAAGATATTCATAAAACAGCTTTGGGGAGCACAGAATCTGTGGATTGGGAATATGTAAAAGACACCTATACCCTTGTTGAAAAACTAAAATCTGACGGCACAAAGGTATGTGCTATTGAGCAAGCAGAAAACGCTACCATGCTCAATGATTTCCTTCCTACAACCAACACAACCTACGCTTTAATATTTGGTAATGAGGTAAAAGGGGTACAGCAAAATGTTGTTTCAGCTTGTAATAGTGTTATTGAAATTCCTCAATTTGGAACCAAACACTCCTTAAATATCTCTGTTAGTTGCGGTGTTGTGGTTTGGGATTTCTTTTGTAAAATAACAGATGAGCTTAGCTAGTGGTAAAAAAGTGTAAAAAACCTTGGCCAACTAAAGATGCTATGAGTCAAATCTATGAAAAGCATCTTTGGGGCGGTAAAGACCATGACTTTTATTCAGGATACGGTTCTCACGACTCAGCTATTGTTGAGCCTTACGTTAATAAAGTAAGTGAGTTTTTAAAATCTTTCGATACCCCGCTAACCGTTTGCGATTTGGGGTGTGGTGATTTTAATGTAGGTCATCGTCTGATTAAATATTCTAAAAAATACATTGCTATAGATATCGTGGACTCTCTAGTTACACGAAATAAACAATTGTTTAATAACCCAAAACTTGAGTTTCTTTGCCTG
This genomic interval carries:
- a CDS encoding RNA methyltransferase, yielding MRKLRNSELNRLSIEEFKTSRKIPLIIILDNIRSLNNIGSVFRTSDAFLVKKIYLCGITATPPHKDIHKTALGSTESVDWEYVKDTYTLVEKLKSDGTKVCAIEQAENATMLNDFLPTTNTTYALIFGNEVKGVQQNVVSACNSVIEIPQFGTKHSLNISVSCGVVVWDFFCKITDELS
- a CDS encoding LruC domain-containing protein, which gives rise to MKLIVPKLIAVCLVFVLLSSCDVTQEIEDFRTEESQDTETPVSEDPIDNLNIPTGFSFNTQQEVRVVINDVQDNVKYDIYAYSDEKQFVRVETFENEEGETVTDSVFKNGILDKLIFNGVTKGGRIDKTITIPSHFSKLYLRRKDYLRYSSDIVDINNGQVNFFSSGSTGKSALKNNAADLFYSVNGNGELFQIDVSTGASALLSYMPAGSNSCAIDQEEKVLYAVGRSWPYILMKYSIENNSWENIANLGVRGYRMDFNSDDELLYMSDRNQVHLIDPNSGVVTETRTINGIFIPWFGDIAFDSEGVLYMSSISGVHRLDLNQNNEYDSTELSNETIPFWLTGMAFDSSGKLWLAEDKFFSSNIMTMNLQTGDWQYEYGSSANNSSSLNYSIDDLAILKPVADNQAPDTDGDGVTDTDDAYPDDPEKAFDVFAPSENGWGTFAFEDLWPHTGDYDFNDVALRYRFKTILNSDNDVVQIDFTYNVKATGAGFTNGFGLEIESLSPAQIESVTGLDLKQAYINLNANGTESEQNNAVFVIFDDARSMLGNEVTVSINLAQPINLNSLGSVPFNPFVIVNKERDREIHLPFKSRTTLGTDIGGIKDADGNYVTETGLPWGINVAYDFKVPNERVTIIEAYNFFGIWAASGGLANVDWYRNNPGNINNDKVAQD
- a CDS encoding LruC domain-containing protein; translated protein: MKRIFLNRIAIFLSFFVVVFSCDVTKDIENFEVEVEDREIEFLDIPEGFDFRTHKEVLVTINDNENFVKYDVFAYSDEKYFAGIETYENEEGVTVTDSVFKSGVLDNLIFTGAINNGKLSQIISLPNHFNKLYIRRKEGYKYSASIESVYNNEVNFNYTDISGKNSLYGKNQTAGVTDYLYCVNGSAELFQVDPLTGSLVYLSDMPMGSYTCAIDQENKVLYSIGRSNPHPLMKYSIEDNTWETVANYRNGGPRLDFNPNDGLLYFSTGDKLYTINTDTGQTVNTWDINGLHLTAGGDLAFAEDGTLYLCSFSGLYSLELDQNNVYQASRISADNLPFNPTSMTFDSNQELWLASNGGSSDLIVMDTVTGGWQINWGAGANNNSNFGRTINDLTTFRVYSDVIDQTDTDNDGIIDVEDEFPNDSEKAFEVFTPSKYGWGTLAFEDLWPYTGDYDFNDVALNYKCIAILNAQNLAVQLDFIYTVKANGAGFKNGFGFEIENLSPSLVESVTGAVLNEGYINISANGTESGQDNAVIIPFDNVHAMVGQETTVSIKFTQPISTNVLGVAPFNPFIIVNAERAKEVHLPTKNPTSLGDNLIQVQGGFPKDADGNYLSDTGLPWAINVVHDFKVPKEGIRVNEAYNYFNQWATSGGASKADWYKDNPGHRNLDKIKN
- the mutS gene encoding DNA mismatch repair protein MutS; amino-acid sequence: MKQYNAIKAKYPDALLLFRVGDFYETFGQDAVKTAGILGIILTKRGAGSESETELAGFPHHSLNTYLPKLVKAGERVAICDQLEDPKLTKKIVKRGVTELVTPGVALNDEVLVSKSNNFLCSVYFDKKYIGISFLDISTGEFLTSQGNAEYIDKLLQNFSPSEVLVSKQKRNLFHETFGDDFHTFFLEDWVYQTDYAYETLTKHFDTKTLKGFGVEDLYEGIIASGSVLHYLGETQHHKLQHITSISRIAEDDYVWMDKFTIRNLELYHSTNNNAVTLLNVIDKTISPMGGRMLKRWLALPLKSLDKIRLRHEVVDFLTKNSEALQNIQNHIKHIGDLERLISKIATAKVNPREVIQLKNSLDAIVPIKAMAISCQNESLRTIGDNLQSCDLLREKIKETLKEDAPVNVLKGNTIAEGFSKELDELRGLSKSGKDYLDNMLERESERTGIPSLKIASNNVFGYYIEVRNTHKDKVPEEWIRKQTLVNAERYITEELKEYEAKILGAEDRIQALEQELFADLVVWMSQYIKAVQQNAHLIGQLDCLCGFAQLAKDHKYTYPVLDESFDLDIKNGRHPVIEKQLPIGEAYIANDVFLDRTTQQIIMITGPNMSGKSAILRQTALIVLLAQIGSFVPADSAKIGLIDKIFTRVGASDNISMGESTFMVEMNETASILNNISDRSLVLLDEIGRGTSTYDGISIAWAISEYLHEHPAKPKTLFATHYHELNEMTETFERIRNFNVSVKELKDNVLFLRKLVEGGSAHSFGIHVAKMAGMPQQVLHRANKILKKLEHSHSSEELTDKVKSLNNEMQLSFFNLDDPLLENIKEEILHTDIDTLTPVEALMKLNEIKRMLVKKRRA